The Pseudarthrobacter sulfonivorans genome includes a window with the following:
- a CDS encoding L,D-transpeptidase, with protein MEPVVKPRRRGTAKKILLVAAVCVLAATGGVFAVAPGFARGGLESEASSAVRSAPGVASPVVAPVKVDVTPANAAKQVNPAMPVSLKVGNGRIESVTLTSTAGEVVHGTFAGDGSSWTATDPLKFNTEYSYTYVVTDGAGRDTSTTNSFSTVSSTHEADAAIYPLDGMKVGVGQPLQVIFSEPVVNRDAVEKAIKITSSAGQAGAFHWFSDTMVRYRPEAFWAANSTVTMDMQLFGVDLGNGQIANFNKKVTVNFGDKRVAIADAAAHTFTLSVNDQVVKTLPVSMGDQRFPSARGYAVLMEKNRYDHFRAASIGLKPGDPAYYGEVDVEYAIRLTLSGAYIHQALESAYPFIGNTNVSHGCIGFAPDGAAWVFDNMTTGDVVQIINTEGDYAAVDDGYGDWNIPWAEYNN; from the coding sequence ATGGAACCTGTTGTTAAGCCACGCCGGCGGGGGACCGCCAAGAAAATTCTCTTGGTGGCAGCCGTGTGTGTCCTTGCCGCAACGGGCGGCGTCTTCGCCGTCGCGCCGGGTTTTGCGCGCGGTGGCCTGGAGTCCGAAGCCAGCTCGGCAGTCCGGTCCGCACCGGGCGTCGCATCGCCCGTGGTGGCCCCGGTCAAGGTGGACGTCACGCCGGCCAACGCCGCAAAGCAGGTGAACCCGGCAATGCCGGTGTCGCTCAAGGTGGGCAACGGCAGGATCGAGAGCGTCACGCTGACCAGCACCGCCGGCGAAGTAGTCCACGGCACCTTTGCCGGGGACGGCAGCAGCTGGACAGCGACAGACCCGCTGAAATTCAACACCGAGTACAGCTACACGTATGTGGTCACTGACGGGGCGGGACGGGATACCAGCACCACAAACTCGTTCAGTACGGTTTCGAGCACGCACGAGGCGGATGCCGCCATCTACCCGCTGGATGGGATGAAGGTTGGCGTGGGCCAGCCGCTGCAGGTCATCTTCAGCGAACCGGTGGTCAACCGGGATGCCGTGGAGAAGGCCATCAAAATCACCTCCAGCGCAGGGCAGGCCGGGGCCTTCCACTGGTTCAGCGACACCATGGTCCGGTACCGCCCGGAAGCCTTCTGGGCGGCGAACTCCACAGTCACCATGGACATGCAGCTTTTCGGCGTGGACCTCGGCAACGGCCAGATTGCCAACTTCAACAAAAAGGTCACCGTGAATTTCGGTGACAAGCGGGTGGCTATCGCCGATGCCGCCGCACACACTTTCACGCTCAGCGTTAATGACCAGGTAGTGAAAACCCTCCCGGTCAGCATGGGCGATCAGCGTTTCCCGTCAGCGCGCGGCTACGCGGTCCTGATGGAAAAGAACCGCTATGACCACTTCCGGGCGGCCAGCATCGGACTCAAGCCCGGCGATCCGGCCTACTACGGCGAAGTGGACGTGGAGTATGCCATCCGCCTCACCCTGAGCGGCGCCTACATCCACCAGGCGCTGGAGTCCGCCTACCCCTTCATCGGCAACACGAACGTCTCGCACGGCTGCATCGGGTTCGCTCCCGACGGCGCCGCCTGGGTTTTTGACAACATGACCACCGGCGATGTGGTTCAGATCATCAACACCGAAGGCGACTACGCCGCCGTCGACGACGGCTATGGCGACTGGAACATCCCCTGGGCGGAGTACAACAACTAG
- a CDS encoding metallopeptidase family protein: MQSSNHDSAFTVRLADPDDRAAETGSGSPGRSFAMRRRNRHGRGLRGELVLPTHPGYRTRSDRFDDMVLDSAQRLHDIWGKTLDGVRFAVDEIPPQLEQLVADAAPPPMGAYTPATAEEGPVITLYRRVVEQGCASREELQDLVHDVVVEHTAEMLGVAPETLDPVYRRRY, encoded by the coding sequence ATGCAGTCATCGAACCATGATTCAGCTTTTACGGTCCGTTTGGCTGACCCGGATGACCGCGCCGCAGAAACGGGTTCGGGTTCGCCCGGCCGAAGCTTTGCGATGCGCCGCCGGAACCGCCACGGTCGCGGCCTGCGCGGGGAGCTGGTGTTGCCAACGCACCCCGGTTACAGGACACGGTCGGACCGCTTTGACGACATGGTGCTGGATTCCGCGCAGCGGCTCCACGACATCTGGGGCAAAACGCTCGACGGCGTCCGGTTTGCCGTCGACGAAATACCCCCGCAGCTGGAGCAGCTGGTGGCCGACGCCGCCCCGCCTCCCATGGGCGCCTACACCCCCGCCACGGCAGAGGAAGGCCCGGTGATCACCCTGTACCGCCGGGTGGTTGAGCAGGGTTGCGCCAGCCGGGAGGAACTCCAGGACCTGGTGCACGACGTCGTGGTGGAACACACCGCCGAAATGCTCGGTGTAGCGCCGGAAACCCTGGATCCGGTCTACCGCCGCCGGTACTGA
- a CDS encoding stage II sporulation protein M, with the protein MDMDAFSAANGDKWSRLHQLAHKRRLSGEEADELLRLYQSTSAHLSFIRSIAPESGLSASLSATLAQARTRFTGARSNVMADLARFFVAALPAALYRLRWLTVACGAAFILVAGAYALWIGTSPEALRSVASEAAVRQYVEEDFIGYYSENPAASFAGAVWTNNAWISAQAVALGITGFWVPMILFTNAQGVGIAAGVFAAVGRQDVFYSYILPHGLMELTAVFIACAAGLRIFWAMVSPGPRTRGRAVADEGRSLITVALGLVLVLFVSGLVEGFVTPSPLPVWAKIGIGLAVLAAYWGYVLVWGRRAYDAGERGDLVAGDAGYSEIAA; encoded by the coding sequence GTGGATATGGATGCCTTCTCCGCCGCCAACGGGGACAAGTGGTCAAGGCTGCACCAGCTCGCCCATAAGCGGCGCCTCAGCGGCGAAGAGGCCGATGAACTGCTGCGCCTTTACCAGTCGACGTCGGCGCACCTTTCCTTCATCCGGTCGATTGCCCCGGAGAGCGGCCTGTCGGCGTCCTTGTCCGCCACCCTGGCCCAGGCCCGGACCCGTTTCACAGGCGCACGGTCCAACGTGATGGCGGACCTGGCCCGGTTCTTCGTGGCTGCCCTGCCGGCGGCTTTGTACCGCCTGCGGTGGCTGACGGTGGCCTGCGGCGCCGCATTTATCCTGGTTGCCGGCGCCTACGCGCTCTGGATCGGGACGTCCCCCGAGGCCCTGCGGTCCGTTGCCTCCGAGGCTGCGGTCCGGCAGTACGTCGAGGAAGACTTCATTGGCTACTATTCGGAAAATCCTGCGGCCTCGTTTGCGGGGGCCGTCTGGACCAACAATGCCTGGATCAGCGCGCAGGCGGTGGCCCTGGGCATCACCGGCTTCTGGGTACCCATGATCCTGTTCACGAACGCCCAGGGCGTCGGGATCGCCGCCGGAGTTTTCGCCGCCGTGGGCCGGCAGGATGTCTTTTACAGCTACATCCTGCCGCATGGCCTGATGGAACTGACGGCTGTTTTTATTGCCTGCGCGGCGGGCTTGAGGATCTTCTGGGCCATGGTGTCCCCGGGACCACGGACGCGGGGACGGGCAGTGGCGGACGAAGGCAGGTCGCTGATCACCGTGGCCCTGGGGTTGGTGCTGGTGCTGTTCGTTTCCGGATTAGTGGAAGGTTTTGTCACGCCCAGCCCGCTTCCGGTATGGGCCAAGATCGGCATCGGCCTGGCGGTGCTGGCTGCCTACTGGGGCTACGTCCTGGTATGGGGACGGCGGGCCTATGACGCCGGTGAACGCGGCGACTTGGTGGCCGGCGACGCTGGATACAGCGAAATCGCCGCATGA
- the ahcY gene encoding adenosylhomocysteinase, whose protein sequence is MTFDYKVADISLAEAGRHQIRLAEHEMPGLMSLRKEFGPTQPLKGARIAGSLHMTVQTAVLIETLTALGAEVRWASCNIFSTQDDAAAAVVVGAGTVEDPQGVPVFAWKGETLEEYWWTAQQILAWPGADTNPELGPNMILDDGGDATMLVHKGVEFEAAGAVPAADEDESEEGRIFLDVLRASLQEDPQRWTRIGASLRGVTEETTTGVHRLYQLAEQGKLLFPAINVNDSVTKSKFDNKYGIRHSLPDGINRATDVLMGGKVAVVCGYGDVGKGAAEAFRGQGSRVIVTEIDPICALQAAMDGYQVAKLESVLSQGHIFITTTGNKDVILAEHMAGMRDKAIVGNIGHFDNEIDMAGLARIPGIKKVEIKPQVHEWVLDAGTAEERSIIVLSEGRLLNLGNATGHPSFVMSNSFANQTIAQIELWTKRDQPEGEREYSNQVYVLPKILDEKVARLHLDALDVELTELSKEQADYLDLDIAGPYKPEHYRY, encoded by the coding sequence ATGACATTTGATTACAAGGTAGCCGACATCTCGCTGGCCGAAGCCGGCCGCCACCAGATCCGCCTGGCCGAGCACGAGATGCCAGGCCTGATGTCACTCCGCAAGGAGTTCGGACCCACCCAGCCGCTCAAGGGCGCCCGGATCGCCGGATCCCTTCACATGACGGTCCAGACTGCCGTCCTGATCGAAACCCTCACGGCCCTCGGTGCCGAGGTCCGCTGGGCCTCCTGCAACATCTTCTCCACCCAGGACGATGCCGCCGCAGCCGTCGTGGTGGGCGCGGGAACGGTCGAGGACCCGCAGGGTGTCCCGGTGTTCGCCTGGAAGGGCGAGACGCTGGAGGAATACTGGTGGACTGCACAGCAGATCCTGGCCTGGCCCGGCGCGGACACCAATCCGGAGCTCGGCCCGAACATGATCCTGGACGACGGCGGCGACGCCACCATGCTGGTCCACAAGGGCGTTGAGTTCGAAGCTGCCGGCGCTGTACCGGCGGCAGACGAAGACGAGTCCGAGGAAGGCCGGATCTTCCTGGACGTGCTTCGCGCCTCGCTGCAGGAAGACCCGCAGCGGTGGACCCGGATCGGGGCCAGCCTGCGCGGCGTCACCGAGGAAACCACCACCGGCGTGCACCGCCTCTACCAGCTGGCTGAACAGGGCAAGCTGCTGTTCCCGGCGATCAACGTCAACGACTCGGTCACCAAGAGTAAGTTCGACAACAAGTACGGCATCCGCCACTCGCTGCCTGACGGCATCAACCGCGCCACCGACGTCCTGATGGGCGGCAAGGTGGCCGTCGTCTGCGGTTATGGCGACGTCGGCAAGGGAGCCGCAGAGGCGTTCCGCGGCCAGGGTTCCCGCGTCATCGTCACAGAGATCGACCCCATCTGTGCCCTCCAGGCAGCCATGGACGGCTACCAGGTGGCCAAGCTGGAGTCGGTGCTGAGCCAAGGCCACATCTTCATCACCACCACCGGGAACAAGGACGTCATCCTGGCCGAACACATGGCCGGCATGCGTGACAAAGCCATCGTGGGCAACATCGGCCACTTCGACAACGAGATCGACATGGCCGGTCTGGCGCGGATCCCCGGCATCAAGAAGGTGGAGATCAAGCCGCAGGTGCATGAGTGGGTGCTCGACGCCGGGACCGCCGAAGAGCGCTCCATCATCGTCCTGTCCGAGGGACGCCTGTTGAATCTGGGCAACGCCACCGGCCACCCGTCCTTTGTGATGAGCAACTCATTCGCCAACCAGACCATCGCCCAGATCGAGCTGTGGACCAAGCGGGACCAGCCCGAAGGCGAACGCGAATACAGCAACCAGGTCTATGTCCTGCCCAAGATCCTGGACGAAAAGGTTGCCCGCCTGCACCTCGACGCCCTCGACGTGGAGCTTACGGAACTCTCCAAGGAACAGGCCGACTACCTGGACCTGGACATCGCCGGACCGTACAAGCCCGAGCACTATCGTTACTGA
- a CDS encoding RDD family protein: MSSIITGEAVVLELRPASFAARALGLLLDVLFNIVLLVLILLGVAAAGQDLDEAAMRALTLVSVVFCFVIVPVAVETLTRGLSLGKLATGLRVVRDDGGAIRFRHAVIRGLTGFLEIYLTLGGLAIGVALFNSRSKRLGDILAGTYALRRRVPAEVPVRVFVPPQLQGWATAADIGRIPDATARQAAQFIRQAGRMSPLSAAGMAASIATELAGHVAPPPPPGTSPDQYLAAVTAERRHRELARLQQARRRNSATAERLDRLPFGP; encoded by the coding sequence TTGAGTTCGATAATCACCGGCGAGGCCGTTGTCCTGGAACTTCGCCCCGCATCCTTCGCCGCCCGTGCCCTTGGCCTGCTGCTGGATGTCCTGTTCAACATCGTCCTGCTGGTCCTGATCCTGCTGGGCGTCGCAGCTGCCGGCCAGGACCTTGACGAGGCAGCAATGCGGGCGCTGACGCTGGTGAGCGTGGTCTTCTGCTTCGTGATTGTCCCGGTAGCCGTGGAGACCCTCACCCGGGGGCTCTCGCTCGGAAAACTGGCGACCGGCCTGCGTGTGGTCAGGGACGACGGCGGCGCCATCCGGTTCCGCCACGCCGTGATCCGGGGGCTGACTGGATTCCTGGAAATCTACCTCACCTTGGGTGGCCTCGCCATCGGCGTCGCCCTCTTCAACAGCCGCTCCAAGCGGCTGGGTGACATCCTTGCCGGCACGTATGCGCTGCGCCGGCGCGTTCCGGCGGAGGTACCGGTCCGCGTCTTTGTTCCCCCACAGCTTCAGGGCTGGGCCACAGCTGCGGACATCGGCCGGATCCCAGATGCGACCGCACGGCAGGCCGCCCAATTCATCCGGCAGGCCGGACGCATGTCACCGCTGTCCGCCGCCGGAATGGCAGCGTCGATCGCCACGGAACTAGCCGGGCATGTGGCCCCTCCGCCGCCCCCGGGAACCAGCCCGGACCAGTACCTGGCGGCCGTCACCGCCGAACGCCGTCACCGTGAACTCGCGCGGCTGCAGCAGGCCCGGCGCCGGAACTCGGCCACGGCGGAGCGGTTGGACCGCCTGCCGTTCGGGCCATAG
- a CDS encoding DUF3499 domain-containing protein: MGAIRQCSRSACRQSAVATLTYVYADSTAVLGPLATYAEPHCYDLCEQHAGSLTVPRGWEVLRLAMPTSPQQPGPDDLLALANAVREAAAQPPKSQTTPGQRGSHSALEAPAGTEGVRRGHLRVLREPS, translated from the coding sequence GTGGGAGCTATCCGTCAATGTTCAAGGTCAGCCTGCCGTCAGTCGGCGGTGGCAACTTTGACGTACGTCTATGCCGACTCCACCGCCGTCCTGGGTCCGCTTGCCACCTACGCCGAGCCGCATTGTTACGATTTGTGCGAGCAGCACGCCGGGTCACTGACCGTGCCCCGCGGCTGGGAAGTGCTTCGCCTGGCGATGCCCACAAGCCCGCAGCAGCCCGGACCGGACGACCTCCTGGCCCTCGCCAACGCGGTCCGCGAAGCAGCGGCCCAGCCGCCCAAGTCGCAAACCACGCCGGGTCAGCGTGGCTCGCATTCAGCGCTGGAGGCCCCGGCCGGCACCGAAGGCGTCCGCCGGGGGCATCTGCGCGTCCTGCGCGAACCTTCCTGA
- a CDS encoding Trm112 family protein: protein MPKISPELLSVLRCPVTGSPLVQEGEELVSTAAGDSGVKLRYPIEDGIPLLLPPELLQAATAAGSDQHDPAVRPATDPSPASDKTAATA, encoded by the coding sequence ATGCCAAAGATCAGTCCTGAACTGTTGTCCGTCCTCCGCTGTCCCGTGACCGGATCGCCCCTGGTCCAGGAAGGCGAAGAGCTTGTGTCGACGGCGGCGGGAGATTCGGGCGTGAAGCTGCGCTACCCGATCGAGGACGGTATCCCGCTGCTGCTGCCGCCGGAACTTCTCCAGGCCGCCACGGCTGCCGGCTCGGACCAGCACGATCCCGCCGTCCGGCCGGCCACGGACCCAAGCCCCGCCTCGGACAAAACCGCAGCTACTGCCTAG